In the Oncorhynchus nerka isolate Pitt River linkage group LG2, Oner_Uvic_2.0, whole genome shotgun sequence genome, one interval contains:
- the LOC135572550 gene encoding receptor activity-modifying protein 1-like has translation MALDCTSLTKLTLVLCVAAARGFPPVSGCSDAYGRAISDFCVTKFTLDMEALDQSLWCSWSDTFQPYEELTNCTYSVAHKMHCFWPNQQIDELFIRLHRDYFHDCALTGRLLRDPPIRILGPFIGVPVLVTLLMTALVVWSGKCCQ, from the exons ATGGCACTAGACTGTACATCGCTGACAAAACTAACCCTTGTTTTATGTGTGGCGG CAGCCCGTGGCTTTCCCCCAGTGAGCGGCTGCAGCGATGCCTATGGGAGGGCCATCTCTGACTTCTGTGTGACCAAGTTCACTCTGGACATGGAGGCCCTGGACCAGAGCCTGTGGTGCAGCTGGTCCGACACTTTTCA GCCTTACGAGGAACTGACCAACTGCACCTATTCTGTGGCACATAAGATGCACTGCTTCTGGCCCAACCAGCAGATAGACGAACTCTTCATACGCCTCCACCGGGACTACTTTCACGACTGCGCTCTGACCGGCAGGCTGCTTCGGGACCCTCCTATACGTATCTTGGGGCCTTTCATTGGAGTGCCTGTGCTGGTCACTCTGCTCATGACTGCCCTAGTGGTGTGGAGCGGTAAATGCTGCCAGTGA